In one window of Rhipicephalus sanguineus isolate Rsan-2018 unplaced genomic scaffold, BIME_Rsan_1.4 Seq1182, whole genome shotgun sequence DNA:
- the LOC125756538 gene encoding low-density lipoprotein receptor-related protein 1-like: protein MAAPPRSQLTSPRSTWLSLFVIVTVLTTAASLSLTKIIDTRASCTERHFKCVAEGNCVPRSWQCDGVSDCNDGSDEQACDPNRTCLETEFKCGEGGRCIPANWRCDGDRDCADGSDEASGTCGDTPPCKTGEFPCNTTSNGSLTCLSTARRCDGQRDCEHGTDERGCTALKSCSEEQFQCKNSGQCLPVRWTCDGSQECEDGSDEDVEMCRNVKSCHPNNFVCSGVTGGVICVPMERRCDGKRDCADGTDEGNCMTPSPCTEGQFACKDGQSCIPVIWMCNGDRDCWDGSDEDVNVCNEHTRCPEDRFVCNSAQRGYRCLPAAWRCNGYHDCRDDSDEANCTSKICKENEFECEESGECIPASQRCDGENNCEDSSDERNCTAEKMCPEGQISCKTKSRCIMAKWLCDGDSDCPDGSDEVNCTSIRTCAENQFACKDNADCLPENWRCDGDPDCSDGSDEANCTSIHICSLAEFACKDNGACISAKWQCDGDPDCADGSDEVNCTFRHTCSDTEFACTSSGHCISETWRCDGDRDCSDGSDEVNCTSGHTCSGTQFACKNSGHCISETWRCDGDRDCSDGSDEVNCTSGHTCSDTQFACKSSGHCIRKTWQCDGDPDCADGSDECVGDRNLVRRTRLCDGIWDCRDGSCETDCHSNRTCLESEFRCERDGRRIPVAWRCDGFRDCADGSDESDEMCHEEDPDKFAILQVIDACPPGQFSCRTTIEGPEACLQMTFKCDGQTQCIDGYDEADCEKSICEDDEIRCRGNDGRCVFKRYICDGKRDCRDGWDESETLCFLYKHCPRGQLPCSSQNDSIICVDEALRCEEPAQCKNGSRDSRLCDDLASQWLGSFFHCANANLRLPPFSR from the exons ATGGCCGCTCCACCGCGCAGCCAGCTTACGTCGCCACGTTCGACATGGCTCTCGCTGTTCGTTATCGTCACAGTTCTCACGACCGCGGCTTCTCTCTCACTGACGAAAATAATCGACACAAGAGCTTCGTGCACAGAGAGGCACTTCAAGTGCGTCGCTGAGGGCAACTGCGTACCGAGATCATGGCAATGTGACGGAGTGAGCGACTGCAATGATGGCTCCGATGAGCAGGCATGCGACCCAAACAGGACCTGTCTCGAAACAGAATTCAAGTGCGGAGAAGGCGGTCGCTGCATCCCGGCAAACTGGCGCTGTGACGGTGACCGCGACTGCGCCGACGGGTCTGACGAAGCCAGTGGGACGTGCGGAGATACTCCGCCTTGCAAAACGGGCGAATTCCCCTGCAATACTACAAGCAATGGATCACTGACGTGCCTGTCAACGGCACGGCGGTGCGATGGACAACGTGACTGCGAACACGGTACAGATGAGAGGGGTTGCACGGCGTTGAAATCCTGCAGCGAAGAACAGTTCCAGTGTAAGAACAGCGGACAATGCCTCCCAGTAAGGTGGACGTGCGACGGCTCTCAGGAGTGCGAGGATGGGTCCGACGAAGACGTCGAAATGTGCAGAAACGTCAAGAGCTGCCATCCCAACAACTTTGTTTGCTCGGGAGTCACAGGTGGTGTCATATGTGTGCCAATGGAGCGGCGTTGCGACGGAAAACGCGACTGCGCCGACGGCACGGACGAAGGGAACTGCATGACGCCAAGCCCGTGCACGGAAGGACAGTTCGCGTGCAAGGACGGTCAATCGTGCATTCCTGTGATCTGGATGTGTAACGGTGACCGAGACTGTTGGGACGGCTCAGACGAAGATGTCAACGTCTGCAACGAGCATACAAggtgccctgaggaccggttcgtGTGTAATTCGGCGCAAAGAGGTTACAGATGTCTTCCTGCGGCGTGGCGTTGCAACGGATACCATGACTGCAGAGACGATTCCGACGAGGCCAATTGCACTTCCAAGATTTGCAAAGAGAATGAATTCGAGTGTGAGGAAAGCGGAGAATGCATACCTGCGAGTCAGCGTTGTGACGGTGAAAACAACTGTGAAGACTCCTCGGATGAGCGCAACTGCACTGCCGAGAAAATGTGCCCCGAAGGACAGATTTCTTGCAAAACGAAGAGCCGCTGTATAATGGCAAAATGGCTGTGTGACGGGGACTCCGATTGCCCTGACGGCTCGGACGAAGTTAACTGCACATCCATACGAACGTGTGCCGAAAACCAGTTTGCCTGCAAGGATAACGCTGACTGCCTACCAGAGAATTGGAGATGCGACGGTGACCCTGACTGTTCTGATGGCTCTGATGAAGCGAACTGTACATCCATACACATTTGTTCACTCGCAGAATTTGCGTGCAAAGACAATGGTGCCTGCATTTCGGCAAAGTGGCAATGTGATGGTGACCCTGACTGTGCGGATGGCTCGGATGAAGTAAACTGTACATTTAGGCACACTTGTTCAGACACAGAATTTGCCTGCACGAGCAGTGGCCACTGCATTTCGGAAACCTGGCGATGTGATGGTGACCGTGATTGTTCCGATGGCTCCGATGAAGTAAACTGTACATCTGG GCATACATGTTCAGGCACACAATTTGCCTGCAagaacagtggccactgcatttCGGAAACCTGGCGATGCGATGGTGACCGCGATTGTTCCGATGGCTCCGATGAAGTAAACTGTACATCTGGGCACACATGTTCAGACACACAATTTGCCTGTAAGAGCAGTGGCCATTGCATTCGAAAGACCTGGCAGTGTGATGGCGACCCGGACTGTGCGGATGGCTCCGATGAA TGCGTCGGAGACCGAAACCTGGTGCGAAGGACGCGGCTCTGCGACGGCATTTGGGACTGCAGGGACGGTTCGTGCGAGACGGACTGCCACTCGAACAGAACCTGTCTAGAGAGTGAATTCCGCTGCGAACGAGACGGGAGACGCATTCCGGTCGCCTGGCGCTGCGACGGGTTTCGGGACTGCGCGGACGGATCGGACGAATCCGACGAGATGTGCCACGAAG AAGACCCGGACAAGTTCGCGATACTCCAGGTGATTGACGCGTGTCCGCCAGGGCAGTTCTCTTGCCGAACAACTATCGAGGGCCCGGAGgcgtgtctgcagatgacatTCAAGTGTGACGGTCAGACGCAATGCATCGATGGCTACGACGAGGCAGACTGCGAAAAGAGCATCTGCGAAGACGATGAGATTCGCTGTCGGGGTAATGACGGGCGCTGCGTTTTCAAGCGGTACATATGCGACGGCAAGCGTGACTGCCGAGACGGATGGGATGAGAGTGAGACGTTATGCTTCCTGTACAAGCACTGCCCTCGCGGCCAGCTGCCCTGCTCCTCGCAGAACGACAGCATTATCTGCGTCGACGAAGCGCTAAGGTGCGAGGAACCCGCGCAGTGCAAGAACGGAAGCAGGGATAGCCGCCTCTGCGACGATCTCGCGTCCCAGTGGCTGGGAAGCTTCTTCCACTGCGCTAACGCCAACCTTCGCCTGCCTCCATTTTCACGGTAG